In Penaeus chinensis breed Huanghai No. 1 chromosome 19, ASM1920278v2, whole genome shotgun sequence, a single genomic region encodes these proteins:
- the LOC125035274 gene encoding calcium and integrin-binding protein 1-like encodes MGQGNSQFTEMELEEYQDLTYFTKKEILYAHKRFKQLAPEKVGHNRNAKLPMDKLLTLPELQANPFGERMCLIFSSTKDGDCTFEDFLDMMSVFSEAAPKTVKAEYAFRIFDFDGDDYLGRRDLEKTINKLVAPQQFKPEDMEALVTRVLEEADLDDDGMLAFAEFEHVISKSADFANCFRIRL; translated from the exons ATGGGGCAAGGAAACAGCCAGTTCACCGAAATGGAGTTAGAGGAATATCAG GATCTGACATATTTCACCAAAAAGGAGATATTGTA CGCCCATAAACGCTTCAAGCAATTGGCCCCAGAGAAGGTAGGACACAACCGTAATGCAAAGCTACCCATGGACAAGCTCTTGACACTCCCAGAACTTCAGGCCAATCCATTCGGAGAACGGATGTGCCTCATCTTCTCATCGACAAAG GATGGTGACTGCACATTTGAAGATTTCCTAGATATGATGTCTGTGTTTAGTGAAGCTGCTCCGAAGACAGTGAAAGCAGAATATGCATTCCGCATTTTTG atTTTGATGGGGATGACTATCTTGGCAGAAGAGATTTAGAAAAAACAATCAACAAACTTGTAGCTCCCCAGCAGTTCAAGCCTGAAGACATGGAG GCATTGGTTACAAGGGTTTTAGAAGAAGCTGATTTGGATGATGATGGCATGCTTGCTTTTGCAGAGTTTGAGCATGTCATATCCAAGTCTGCAGATTTTGCCAA ttgCTTCAGGATCAGGCTGTAA